A single window of Podarcis raffonei isolate rPodRaf1 chromosome 9, rPodRaf1.pri, whole genome shotgun sequence DNA harbors:
- the LOC128421441 gene encoding placenta-specific gene 8 protein-like isoform X1, translated as MGGQDSESAAWKMNPQPVIMQQPQVVVIQPSQQSYWQTGVCDCFSDCGVCLCGTFCYVCLGCQVAADMNECCLCGTSVAMRSVYRTKYGIPGSICDDYCTLWCYPQCALCQLKRDINRRREQGIF; from the exons atgggagggcaagactcag aaTCAGCAGCCTGGAAAATGAACCCTCAGCCAGTGATCATGCAGCAGCCACAAGTTGTGGTTATCCAGCCATCACAACAGAGCTACTGGCAGACAGGCGTGTGTGACTGTTTTAGTGACTGCGGAGTAT GTCTCTGTGGAACATTTTGCTATGTATGTTTGGGATGCCAAGTTGCCGCAGATATGAATGAATGTTGCCTCTGCGGCACAAGCGTGGCAATGAGGTCCGTCTACCGAACCAAGTATGGGATCCCG GGATCCATCTGCGATGACTACTGCACTCTCTGGTGTTACCCTCAATGTGCCCTTTGCCAACTCAAGAGAGACATCAATAGAAGGCGTGAACAAGGAATCTTTTAG
- the LOC128421441 gene encoding placenta-specific gene 8 protein-like isoform X2: protein MNPQPVIMQQPQVVVIQPSQQSYWQTGVCDCFSDCGVCLCGTFCYVCLGCQVAADMNECCLCGTSVAMRSVYRTKYGIPGSICDDYCTLWCYPQCALCQLKRDINRRREQGIF from the exons ATGAACCCTCAGCCAGTGATCATGCAGCAGCCACAAGTTGTGGTTATCCAGCCATCACAACAGAGCTACTGGCAGACAGGCGTGTGTGACTGTTTTAGTGACTGCGGAGTAT GTCTCTGTGGAACATTTTGCTATGTATGTTTGGGATGCCAAGTTGCCGCAGATATGAATGAATGTTGCCTCTGCGGCACAAGCGTGGCAATGAGGTCCGTCTACCGAACCAAGTATGGGATCCCG GGATCCATCTGCGATGACTACTGCACTCTCTGGTGTTACCCTCAATGTGCCCTTTGCCAACTCAAGAGAGACATCAATAGAAGGCGTGAACAAGGAATCTTTTAG
- the COPS4 gene encoding COP9 signalosome complex subunit 4 isoform X1, translating into MAAAVRQELTQLMSSSGSHKDLAGKYRQILEKAIQLSGVEQLEALKAFVEAMVNENVSLVISRQLLTDFCTHLPSLPDGTAKEIYHFTLEKIQPRVISFEEQVASIRQHLASIYEKEEDWRNAAQVLVGIPLETGQKQYNVDYKLETYLKIARLYLEDDDPVQAEAYINRASLLQNESTNEQLQIHYKVCYARVLDYRRKFIEAAQRYNELSYKSIVHESERLEALKHALHCTILASAGQQRSRMLATLFKDERCQQLAAYGILEKMYLDRIIRGNQLQEFAAMLMPHQKATTADVSISGSSILDRAVIEHNLLSASKLYNNITFEELGALLEIPAAKAEKIASQMITEGRMNGFIDQIDGIVHFETREALPTWDKQIQSLCFQVNNLLEKISQTAPEWTAQAMEAQMAQ; encoded by the exons ATGGCGGCGGCTGTGAGGCAGGAGCTGACCCAGCTCATGAGCTCGAGCGGCTCCCACAAGGACCTGGCCGGGAA GTATCGTCAGATATTGGAAAAAGCAATTCAGCTCTCAGGAGTGGAACAATTAGAGGCATTAAAAGCCTTTGTAGAAGCAA TGGTCAATGAAAACGTCAGTTTAGTGATTTCACGCCAGTTGTTGACAGACTTCTGTACCCATCTTCCAAGCCTTCCTGATGGCACAGCCAAAGAAATCTACCATTTCACCTTGGAAAAGATCCAGCCTCGTGTCATTTCATTTGAGGAGCAG GTTGCTTCTATAAGACAACATCTTGCATCAATTTATGAGAAAGAAGAAGACTGGCGGAATGCAGCACAAGTATTGGTGGGGATTCCTTTGGAAACAGGACAGAA GCAATACAATGTAGATTATAAATTGGAGACTTACCTAAAAATTGCCCGACTGTACCTGGAGGATGACGATCCCGTTCAGGCTGAGGCTTACATCAACAGAGCATCTCTTCTTCAGAATGAATCAACCAATGAACAGTTACAAATTCACTATAAG GTGTGCTATGCTCGCGTTCTTGACTACCGAAGGAAGTTcattgaagctgcccagaggtaTAATGAGCTTTCTTACAAGAGCATAGTCCACGAAAGTGAGAGACTTGAGGCACTGAAACATGCCTTGCATTGCACAATCTTGGCATCAGCAG GACAGCAGCGTTCCCGTATGTTAGCTACTCTCTTCAAGGATGAAAGATGCCAGCAGCTTGCGGCCTATGGGATACTGGAGAAAATGTATCTAGACAGAATTATCAGAGGGAACCAATTGCAAGAATTTGCTGCAATGCTCATGCCACaccaaaaagcaacaacagctgATG TTTCTATTTCAGGTTCTAGTATTTTGGACAGAGCTGTCATTGAGCATAATTTGTTATCTGCAAGCAAACTGTATAATAATATTACCTTTGAAGAACTTGGAGCATTATTagaaattcctgcagccaag gCGGAAAAGATAGCATCCCAGATGATAACAGAGGGTCGCATGAATGGATTTATTGATCAGATAGATGGAATTGTTCACTTTGAAA CTCGTGAAGCCTTGCCGACGTGGGACAAACAGATTCAGTCTCTCTGCTTCCAAGTTAACAACCTTTTGGAGAAGATTAGTCAGACTGCCCCAGAATGGACAGCACAGGCAATGGAAGCTCAGATGGCTCAGTAg
- the COPS4 gene encoding COP9 signalosome complex subunit 4 isoform X2: MAAAVRQELTQLMSSSGSHKDLAGKYRQILEKAIQLSGVEQLEALKAFVEAMVNENVSLVISRQLLTDFCTHLPSLPDGTAKEIYHFTLEKIQPRVISFEEQVASIRQHLASIYEKEEDWRNAAQVLVGIPLETGQKQYNVDYKLETYLKIARLYLEDDDPVQAEAYINRASLLQNESTNEQLQIHYKVCYARVLDYRRKFIEAAQRYNELSYKSIVHESERLEALKHALHCTILASAGQQRSRMLATLFKDERCQQLAAYGILEKMYLDRIIRGNQLQEFAAMLMPHQKATTADGSSILDRAVIEHNLLSASKLYNNITFEELGALLEIPAAKAEKIASQMITEGRMNGFIDQIDGIVHFETREALPTWDKQIQSLCFQVNNLLEKISQTAPEWTAQAMEAQMAQ, encoded by the exons ATGGCGGCGGCTGTGAGGCAGGAGCTGACCCAGCTCATGAGCTCGAGCGGCTCCCACAAGGACCTGGCCGGGAA GTATCGTCAGATATTGGAAAAAGCAATTCAGCTCTCAGGAGTGGAACAATTAGAGGCATTAAAAGCCTTTGTAGAAGCAA TGGTCAATGAAAACGTCAGTTTAGTGATTTCACGCCAGTTGTTGACAGACTTCTGTACCCATCTTCCAAGCCTTCCTGATGGCACAGCCAAAGAAATCTACCATTTCACCTTGGAAAAGATCCAGCCTCGTGTCATTTCATTTGAGGAGCAG GTTGCTTCTATAAGACAACATCTTGCATCAATTTATGAGAAAGAAGAAGACTGGCGGAATGCAGCACAAGTATTGGTGGGGATTCCTTTGGAAACAGGACAGAA GCAATACAATGTAGATTATAAATTGGAGACTTACCTAAAAATTGCCCGACTGTACCTGGAGGATGACGATCCCGTTCAGGCTGAGGCTTACATCAACAGAGCATCTCTTCTTCAGAATGAATCAACCAATGAACAGTTACAAATTCACTATAAG GTGTGCTATGCTCGCGTTCTTGACTACCGAAGGAAGTTcattgaagctgcccagaggtaTAATGAGCTTTCTTACAAGAGCATAGTCCACGAAAGTGAGAGACTTGAGGCACTGAAACATGCCTTGCATTGCACAATCTTGGCATCAGCAG GACAGCAGCGTTCCCGTATGTTAGCTACTCTCTTCAAGGATGAAAGATGCCAGCAGCTTGCGGCCTATGGGATACTGGAGAAAATGTATCTAGACAGAATTATCAGAGGGAACCAATTGCAAGAATTTGCTGCAATGCTCATGCCACaccaaaaagcaacaacagctgATG GTTCTAGTATTTTGGACAGAGCTGTCATTGAGCATAATTTGTTATCTGCAAGCAAACTGTATAATAATATTACCTTTGAAGAACTTGGAGCATTATTagaaattcctgcagccaag gCGGAAAAGATAGCATCCCAGATGATAACAGAGGGTCGCATGAATGGATTTATTGATCAGATAGATGGAATTGTTCACTTTGAAA CTCGTGAAGCCTTGCCGACGTGGGACAAACAGATTCAGTCTCTCTGCTTCCAAGTTAACAACCTTTTGGAGAAGATTAGTCAGACTGCCCCAGAATGGACAGCACAGGCAATGGAAGCTCAGATGGCTCAGTAg